One Corynebacterium uterequi DNA segment encodes these proteins:
- a CDS encoding NADH-quinone oxidoreductase subunit C has translation MTEKKLFPERKGMWVDGTGDVTGFHGMHHAPKGITPAPRPLPEPAETVVATLIECIPGLADACVTMRDMPTVYVPRELLVDALRALRDQEDLRFEMCNSVSGVHYPADADADLHAVYHLLSVTHNRRIRLEVCVPTEDPHVPTATGIYPGVNYHERETWDMFGIIFDGHPSLTRILMPDDWEGHPQRKDYGLGGVAVEFSDTDVPPVEQRRNYR, from the coding sequence ATGACTGAAAAGAAACTGTTCCCTGAGCGTAAGGGCATGTGGGTAGATGGCACCGGTGACGTCACCGGCTTCCACGGGATGCACCACGCGCCGAAGGGCATTACCCCGGCGCCGCGGCCGCTTCCCGAGCCGGCGGAGACCGTGGTCGCTACGTTGATTGAGTGCATTCCGGGCCTGGCCGACGCCTGCGTGACGATGAGGGACATGCCCACCGTGTACGTGCCCCGCGAGTTGCTCGTCGACGCCCTGCGGGCGCTGCGCGACCAGGAAGACCTGCGCTTCGAGATGTGTAACTCCGTCTCCGGTGTGCACTACCCGGCCGATGCCGACGCTGACCTGCACGCCGTCTACCACCTGCTGTCCGTGACCCACAACCGGCGAATCCGCCTGGAGGTGTGCGTGCCCACCGAGGACCCGCACGTGCCCACGGCGACCGGCATTTATCCGGGCGTGAATTATCACGAGCGGGAGACCTGGGACATGTTCGGCATCATCTTCGACGGCCACCCGTCGCTGACCCGCATCCTCATGCCGGATGACTGGGAGGGCCACCCGCAGCGCAAGGACTACGGCCTCGGCGGCGTCGCCGTCGAGTTCAGTGACACGGACGTCCCGCCGGTGGAGCAGAGGAGGAACTACCGCTAA